TTTTTCTTGTATATTTAAACCAGCGAAAATCTCATTAAGTCGAATTTGATGTTTAGGAAAGATATCATCTAATAAAGCTCTTCCTTGGTCGGATATAGTCGCATACGTAATTCTTCTGTCTTTAGGACATGGTTTGCGTAGCAAGTATCCTTTTTCTTCAAGCTTATCAACAACATAAGTAATAGTTCCACTAGCTAATAAGATTCTTTGCCCAATTTGTTGCAGGGGTTGATCACCTTTATGGTATAGAAGTTCTAATACGGCAAATTCTGTTGTGTTTAAGCCATATTTTTTTATATCTTCTTTGACTAAGTCTGTAATCGTGCGATGTGCCTTGGATAAGGTTACGAAAAGTTTTAAAGTAACTTCGTTTTCTAATCTATCCATCAAACCAAACCTCTCAAAAATATTATCTCGAATTCAAAGTAATTATAAATTGCAAATTAGAATTTGTCAAAGATTTATTCTCACATTACAATTTCAAAGAAAAGATCAGGCGTTTTGCCTGACCTTTTCTTTAATCATTTTGACGATTGTAATTAGCTTCATCTTTTACTTCAGAACGAAATCCATCTAACGCTTCACGGCGGCGATCATTTTTTTCTTCAATTTGCTGACGCTCATGTTCACTCATATCAATCTCTGGGTTGCGTAACGTATCTTCA
This window of the Lottiidibacillus patelloidae genome carries:
- a CDS encoding MarR family winged helix-turn-helix transcriptional regulator, which codes for MDRLENEVTLKLFVTLSKAHRTITDLVKEDIKKYGLNTTEFAVLELLYHKGDQPLQQIGQRILLASGTITYVVDKLEEKGYLLRKPCPKDRRITYATISDQGRALLDDIFPKHQIRLNEIFAGLNIQEKNDAISLMKKLGLYADSLS